GTACGGATGCCCATTTCACGGCACGAACGCATTACACGCACAGCTATTTCACCACGGTTAGCGATCAATACTTTGTGTATCATGCTTTATCTTTTAAATTTTGTTTTCCTTTCTTTAGTTAAAAACCGGTTGCTGCTCTTGCACCCTCAAACGATTTCTTGCAGAAATACATCCGCACATGAAACCCAAAACTGTGCAAAAGTAGCAAAAAAAACCGATACACGTCCATATCTGTCGTTTTTTTTAGGTTTTACAGCATAAATAAGAGGAATCCCCCCAGACATCGCCGTCTTTTCAGAAGAAACGGCAACTCCAGTTTGCAAAAGGACAAATGCATATAGGTTGACAAAAGAACAAATGCATATTAGAAATGATAAACGTACATATTTTATACTTCACACGGCAACAAAAACATCATTTTTCAGTTTTAGAGCCTGAAATACCCAAGCAAATTTATTCCTACGAAATCGATGGGTATCATAGGGACGCTTACTTTTTCTTATACACTACGGAATATTTTGTTTTACATGTAGCCCATATCGTTGTTTCAGCAGGCATACTTTTACGTTCTCGATATGGAAACCATACGGTTTTGATATGGAAACCGTACGTTCTCGATATGGAAACCGTACGGTTTTGATATGGAAACCATAAACAGAAGCCAATTGAAACGATAATGTAATCCAAATGCGGAAACAACTTTTCTGGAGAAAAATCAGAAAACGGATGAGATGCCCATATCCGCCACCTGCAAATCAAGGCTTCCTTGCCGAATATTCTCCTTGCCGCTATGCAGGCTCTAAATATTTTCGTACATTTGTCCTGCTATAAATAAAGAACTGCGAATATGGAGAAAAACATAACCTGTTTCATCGCCTGCGGCGAAGAGACAAAACCAAGTGACATGATAGAGGGGCTGCCCGAATGCCGGGTACTGAAAATCCCCTGCTCCGATGATACCGAAACTTACCGGTTTATCGCAGCAGAAAGCCATACTCCTTATGTTTTAGTATGCCGTGCCAAACAATACATCCGGTTAGGAAGCCGGGCTTTGGAGCGCATGACGGATTATCTGTCCGCTCCTTCGTGCGGCATGGTGTATGCCGACCGGTACGAAGAAACCGGAGAAGGCATGCGCCCGCATCCGGTCATCGATTATCAAGAAGGAAGCGTGCGCGATGATTTCGATTTCGGCTCACTCGTCATGTACCGCACCGAAGCCCTGAGGCAAGCGGTGGCTGAAATCAGCGTGGAAGACGATTATGCCTACTCGGCAAGCTATGCCATACGGCTCGCCTTATCGCGCCGCTATGCCTTGACGCATATCCGTGAATACCTGTACACGGAGGCTGAAACGGATACCCGGCGTTCGGGCGAAAAACAATTCGACTACGTGGACCCGCGCAACCGCTCGGTGCAGATAGAACGTGAGGCGGCATTCACCCGTTACCTGAAAAAGACCGGAGCCTACCTGCCTCCGGCAACACACCGCATCGACCCGAACGAAGGCAGTTTCCCTTGCGAAGCCTCGGTCATCATTCCTGTGCGCAACCGGGTGCGCACCATCGACGATGCCATCCGCTCCGTGCTGGAACAACAAACGACATTCGATTACAACCTCATCATCGTGGACAATCACTCTACGGACGGGACTACCGAAGCAATCCGCCGGTACGCGGGAAATGCGAAAGTGGTCCACCTCATCCCCGAACGTACCGATTTGGGCATAGGCGGATGTTGGGACCTGGCGGTACGCGACGCCCGATGCGGACGGTTCGCCGTACAATTGGACAGCGATGACCTCTATAGCGGTCCCGACACCCTACAACTGATTATCGACAAATTCCATAACGAACGATGCGCCATGGTCATCGGCTCGTACCGCATGACCAACTTCGACTTAGAGACATTGCCTCCCGGCGTAATCGACCACCGCGAATGGACAGACCGGAACGGGCATAACAATGCCCTGCGCATCAACGGGCTGGGAGCGCCCCGTGCCTTCTTCACCCCATTGTTGCGTGAAACCGGCATACCGAACGTGAGCTACGGCGAAGACTATGCCCTCGGATTAGCCTTCTCCCGCCAATACCGCATCGGGCGCATTTACGAGGTGATATACCTGTGCCGCCGTTGGGAGGGAAACTCCGACGCTGCCTTGAGCATTGAAAAAGTAAACCGCAACAATGCCTATAAAGACAGCCTGCGCACATTGGAACTTGCCCGGCGCCGCGCCCTTGCCGCCAAGGAACAAGACCGTCCGGGCACCCGTTTCTTAAAACACCAGCTGGCACACTGGGAATTGGCACGCACGAACCACGAAGCCCTGGAATACATCCAGACCCGGTGCATCCGGCCGGGCGACAATGTGATATGGGTGCAGTTCAATCCGGCACGTGCCGTTTCGACGTGTGCGAAGACCGACCCTGCCAGCATTGCGGCACGTCCTTGCTTCTTATGCCTGGAGAACAAGCCTGCCGAGCAGGAATCCTTACGCATCGAACTGGATGAAACATTCGACCTGCGCATCAACCCCTATCCCATCCTGCCCGGCCACCTGACCATCTCCAGCGAACGGCACCAGCCCCAAACGCTTGCGGGAAAAACCGGACGCCAACTGCCCGGAAAGCTGGTAGAATGGATAAACCGGCATTTCGCGCCAGGGTATGCCTTATTCTACAACGGAGCCAAATGTGGCGCATCAGCTCCCGACCATTTCCATTTTCAGGCGGCACGGATGCAAGACATCCCCCTCATCCTGCAATGGGACCGGCTGATGGAAACCGCTACGCTCACGGCTGAAACAACCTTAACAAACGGGAACAAATGCCGGAGCTACCGCATCGAAGGTTACCTCTGCCCCGTCCAGGCGTTCATCACCGAAAACACTCCGGTTTCCGATACAGCACTGGTAGAGGCCTATCTCCGCTCCTTGCCCCTGCATCCGGACGAAGACGAGCCGCGCTATAACCTGTTCGCTTGGGAAGACCCGAAACGAGGGTTTACCGTGGCATACATTCCCCGCGCCCTGCACCGCCCTTCCTGCTATACGGCACAAGGCGGAGCACAACGTCTGATAAGCCCCGGAGCACTCGACATGGCAGGGCTGCTCGTAACTCCCCGCCGCGAAGACTTCGAGAATCTGACGGAAGAAGAAATACGACAAATATACAACGAAGTAAGTTTATAAGAAACTGTTTTGAATTTATCGTGCGATGATTTGGGATGAGTTTTTGAGGCATTTCCGCTTGTGTGATGAGGAAGATAGCGGGCTATCTGACGAAGAACAGAAGCGGAAAGGACCAAAAAATCGCCCAAAGCACACACGAAAACGGAAACATCAAGACGAGAAAAACTTTTTGGAGAAATTCAAAACAGTTTCTAAGTATATGTACAAAATTAACCGACATTTCACCACAGAGGATTTACGATTAGACAATTTACTATTTACTATTTTTTCGTAAATTGGAAAACAGTAAATAGATTTTCCTCTGTGATACTCTGTGGTGAATGTTATCATATAAACAGTTACTTAGAATGAAAGAACCCGAAATAAGCGTAGGCATACTCAACGCACAAGAAATCCATTTCAACCTCCACGGACACTTCCTTGCCAAAGGCGAAAGCGTGGAAGGCGAGCAATGCGTGTCCTTCAGCGAAGGAGGCATCCTGTGGAACGGCAACCTGTATCGCGAACTGACTTTCACTCCACTGGAGAATGAAGCCTCGTTTGCCGTCCACGACGTGACAATCGGCATCAACTTCCACTGGGAACGTCAGGAAACCCAACGTTTCATCGGCGTACTGAAGCTGGTAGTGGACGAAGGGAAAATCACCGCCATCAACATCTTGCCGGCGGAAGACTACCTGATAAGCGTCATCTCCTCGGAAATGAACGCCACTTCCTCACTTGAGTTCCTGAAAGCGCACGCCGTCATTTCCCGAAGCTGGCTATTGGCACAAATAGAGAAACGGAAAGCCCTGAGCAAGAAAGACAACGGATTTTTCTCGTTCGTCAAGACCGAAACCGAATACATCCGTTGGTACGACCGCGAAGACCACACCATCTTCGATGTATGCGCCGATGACCATTGCCAGCGTTATCAAGGCATCACCAAGGCATCCAGCCGACGGGTGGAAGAAGCCGTGAAAGCCACGCGCGGACAGGCGCTGATGTATAAAAACGCGATTTGCGATGCACGTTTCTCGAAATGCTGCGGAGGAGTGACCGAAGAGTTCGGCACATGTTGGGAAGACAAGCATTACCCCTATTTAAGTACGGTATGCGACACGAAAGCAGAAACCCCTGTCCCCGACCTGACCCATGAAGAAGAAGCCGAAAAATGGATACGCTCTGCCCCGGAAAGCTTTTGCAACACACACGACAAAAACATTATCCGCCAGATACTGAACAATTACGATTGCGAGACCACCGACTTCTACCGCTGGAAAATCCGTTACACCCAAGCCGAGATAGCCGAACTAATCCGCACCAAAACCAAGAACGATTACGGAAAGATACTCGACCTCATCCCCATAGAGCGGGGAAAGTCGGGACGCATCTGCAAACTGAAAATCGTAGGTTCGGAAAAGACGTTGATTATCGGCAAGGAACTGGAGATAAGGCGTACCCTCTCGCCCACCCACTTGTTCAGTTCGGCTTTTGTGGTCGATAAAGGCGAAAACGCCGACGGAGCGCCCGTATGGTTCCAGCTGACCGGAGCCGGATGGGGACACGGCGTAGGCTTGTGCCAGATAGGTGCCGCCGTCATGGGCGAACAAGGATTCGATTACAACGACATCCTGCTGCATTATTACAAAGGTGCGGAGATAAGGAAACTTTATTAATTGCAAATCCAGCGTGACAAGCAAGGAATATTTCCTCTGTAATACGCTGTAACGCATTACATAAACGAATCAAACAAATACTTAAAGTATGAAAACAGAATTTCTTGAACTTATCCAGACACGCCGTAGTTGCCGCAAATACCAACCGCAGCAGATTACGGACGAAGAACTGAAAGCCGTGCTCAAAGCCGGAACGTATGCACCCACCTCACGTGGCTTGCAAGCTCCTTACATCGTAGCCCTGCAAAATGAGGGTTTACGCAAGAAATTAGGAGAAATGAACGCCCGTATCATGGGAGTGACCTTCAATCCATATTACAATGCGCCTACCTACGTGCTGGTATTCGCACCGGCTGATGCACACAACCCGATACAAGACGGAAGCTGCATCTTGGAAAACATGATGCTGGCTGCCCATGCCATCGGATTAGGAAGCTGCTGGATACATCGCGAACGAGAAATGTTCGACACAGAAGAAGGAAAACAACTGATGAAAGAATGGGGACTGCCCGAAGGATTGATGGGCATCGGCGCACTTGCCTTAGGCTATCCTGCCGAAGAGCCTGCACAGGCGAAACCCCGCAAAGAAGATTATTTCCGGATTATCAAGTAAAAAGTTCACCACAGAGTACACAGAGGCACACTGAGTCTTAATTTCACAGTGATACCCTGTGTCTCTGTGGTGAAAAAACATTCTATCCAATCGCCACTTTAATCACTCCGTCTTCCCTGTTCTCGAATAAGCGGTAAGCTTCTTCGATACGGCTAAGCGGAAAACGGTGGGTAATGAGCGGAGTGGTGTCAATCTTCCCCGCTTCTATCAGACGAAGAATCTCGGCACAATCGCATCCGTCTACCCCTCCCGTCTTAAAAGTCAGGTTCTTGCCATACATATCGGGCAAAGGCAAAATCTGCGGCTCGTCATACATCGCCACCACAGTCACAACCGCATTCGGACGGGCGCATTGCCATGCCAGCTGAAACGTATCGCGTGCTCCAGCCACTTCCATCACCACATCGGCTCCTCCATGGTCGCTATGCGCATGCACAAAGGCAAGGCATTCTTCAGGAGTTGTCACCAACACATCCAGATAATGCTCACGGACAAACCGAATACGCTCGGGCGATTTCTCGCATACAATGATGCGGCGCGGATGCTTCAGCATCGTACACAGAAGCGAACAGATTCCCGTAGGGCCCGCACCGATAATCAGCACCGTGTCTTCGGGAGTTATCTCAGAGATGCGTGCAGCCCAAAAGCCGGTAGCAAGAATATCGCCCACGAACAAAGCTTGCTCATCGCTCACGCCGTCGGGAATGCGAGTCAATCCTTGGTCGGCATGAGGCACACGGACATATTCCGCCTGACCGCCGTCAATCCGGCATCCTAACGCCCAGCCTCCATCGGGGTCGGTGCAATTATTCACATACCCATGCCTGCAGAAAAAACATTCGCCGCAAAAGGTCTCTACATTTACAGCAACACGGTCGCCGGGCTTTACGTTCCGTACCGCATCACCCGTTTCTTCTACTATGCCCACCATTTCGTGCCCCACTGTAATGCCCGGAACGGCACGCGGAACACTTCCGTGCTTGATATGCAAATCACTGGTACAAATACTCCCCAACGTGACACGCACAATCGCGTCACGGGCATCCTTCAACCGAGGTCTCGGCTTCTCTCTCAATTCGAACTTTCCCTGTTCTACATACGTATATGCCAACATAAGTCCATTTACTATTTTTCAATTTACAATTTACAAAACTACACTTCGATATGCTAATAAACAATGTGGCAATGTGCAGATTCATTCTCACATTCTCACATTAGCACATTATTTATTAGCACATTTTAAATATACTCATTTCCTCCCAAACTCCGGGTCAATCTTCAACAATGCCGTAACAGCAAAAGTTACCGCACAGCAAACCATAATCCAAATAAAGAACATCCGGTAACCCAATTGCTCTTGAAGCCAGCCCGCTGCCATCCCCGGAAGCATCATGCCCAATGCCATAAACGCCGTACAGAAGGCGTAATGTGCCGTGCTATGCGCTCCACGCGAAAAATAAATGAGATACATCATATAAGCGGTAAAACCGAATCCGTATCCGAACTGCTCAACAAAGATACAGACATTGACCCATAATAAACTTGTTTCAGGGAAATAACTTAAATAAACATAAACCAAATCAGGCAAAGAAATTGCCCAGACCATCAGCCACAGCCAGCGCTTCAATCCATGACGGGATACGGCTATGCCTCCCAAAATACCTCCTATCGTAAGCCCGATAATGCCTACCGTACCTTGGGTAAAACCGATTTGCTCGGTAGTCATCCCCAATCCGCCTTCGGAGACGGGGTCGAGCAAGAAAGGAATGCTCATCTTTGCCAACTGCGCTTCGGGAAAGCGGTAAAGCAGCATAAACAGAAGCGCCACCCCAATGCCTTCTTTCTGGAAAAACGAACGGAAAGTAAGCAAGAATTCATGTAACAGTCCGCGTGCCGACACATTGGCTGCAGGATGGTCGGAGTCCGGACGCGGAAGCACAAAAGCATGATAGACAAACAATGCCAGAAACAAGCCTGCCATTACCAGAAACGTCATGCTCCACGCATACGGAATGCCCCGCCCCGACTTTTCCAGATAACCGGCAAACATAATCAGCAATCCCTGCCCTGCAATAGTAGCTATGCGGTAAAATGTGCTTCGGATGCCGACAAACAGAGCCTGCCGGTGCGGAGAAAGCCCTAGCATATAAAAACCGTCCGCGGCGATGTCGTGCGTGGCAGACGCAAAAGCCATTAGCCAAAATACAGCTAAAGTCGATTGGAAAAAACGGTCGGCAGGAATCAGAAAAGCAATGCCCGCCAGTCCGGCACCCACCAATACCTGCATGGCAACAATCCACCAGCGTTTCGTCCGCATCAGGTCGATGAACGGACTCCATAACGGCTTAATCACCCACGGCAAGTTCAGCCAACCTGTATACAAAGCCACCTCCGTATTGGAAATGCCCATGCGCTTATACATCACCAACGACAACGTCATCACTGCAATATAAGGCAATCCCTCGGCAAAATATAATGTGGGCACCCATGCCCACGCCGCATCTTTTTTCATGCCTCCCCGCCGTGCCATTCATCATCCCCTTCGTCAAAACGGTCTTCTCCATCATCTTCATCGTCATCGTCGTGGCAACAACCGTGATGGCGGTGGTCACGGTGATGGCGCGGGCGATACCGGCGGTCATCCCATTCGTCGTCTCCTTCATCGAAATGGTCTTCCCCGTCATCCCAAAACTCACCTTCCCAGCGTCCTTCATCCCATTCGTCATCCCACTCGTCATCGTAAAAACGCTCAATGATATTGCCTCTTTCCGATACCACCAACACATAGCTCCGGTCGTTCCGGTCGGCCTGTACGATGTAATACATCCCCCGACGGTTCTCCATCGCCTTGTTATCGTTGTCGTCTATTTCTTCATAAACAAATCCCGAACGCTTCAATACATTAATGACCGCACGGGGAAGACGGCTTCGGCGCACTTCCCACATCGTACGCAACCATTCCCCGCCGGAGTTGAAGATAGCTATCTTTTCCGCACCCCGATGGTTCATCTTCACTTCGATAAACCCGTCATCGTAATCTTTATCCAAAATACGGGCATTCGGATAACGGTTCCGAACAAACGAAACAGGATCACTCTCAGCATACACACTTAACGCAAAGCACATTGCCAGCATTCCAAAAAATACACGCATTTTCATAAATTGTCTGCTTTTATGGTTAAGGCAAATGTACAAAGCTTTTCTTATTGATAAGGATATAACAGTGTTAAGAAAGTCAAAAGCCCGCTCATCACAGAAGGCTTTCCCTTATTGACAATGGTATGACTTATACTTCCCGCGGTACTTATTTGTGCATTTGTCGATGCCATCATAGTAGAGACGATGTGCACAGAATGCATATAACTCAAAGCTTTTCTACATCTTCCGATGACAGTCCGGTAATTTCTGCAATCTTATCCGAGGCGATTCCAAGATTTTTCATACCTTTGGCGTTTTTCAAGCGTTCATCCATTCTTCCTTCGGCTATTCCTTCTAATCGTCCTTCCATGTTCCCTTCTTCCTTTGCCGAACTAAGCACATCATTTTGAATCATAACTGCATTCAAGTGCTCATCGTAGGCACGACGTTCCTGGGGTGTCATCGAATAATAACGAAGTTTTTCACGTGCTTCATTCAGCCCGGGTGCCGTAGTGTCCGGACGGATAATTCCCTCCTTCAGGTAGCGCATCCATTCTTCGAGCGGCGTAACCGCTACGTCATTAAACTCGTTTACCCGTATTAAAATGTATTCAGGGAATATGGATGCAGGCGTACGGGTGACAAAGGCGTTCCGTTCCTTGACATTTACTTGCAATTCATCGTGTGTATGTACACCGATGAAACGGTTTTGCCTGTGGTAAAGATAGTCTGTCCCCTTTCCGATGTCGAAATAAAGGATACTGATAGAATAGACTTTCTTCACTTTATTATATGAATTGCCCAACGAGATGTGTTCAGTAATAGCTTTCGCCACACCGTATAAAATACGTTCCAGATAATAAAGCTCACGAGTGTTCTGTACTTCGATGATGATGATTTCGTCCTTGCTGTTTTTCGCTTTGATGTCAACACGGTTGTACTTATCATCATAGCTTTCCTGATTTCCCTCGCTTGCCAATATCTCAATGATTTTAATAGGTTTGCCAAAAAACACAGTCAGGAAGCCTTCCAGCACATCGCAGTTTGCCTTTTGACAGAGCAAACGTTTGATTGCCCAGTCGAAGCGGATGTATCAGTCTTGCAGTTCACTCATAACATTTCGGTATTGAGTGTGAATAACATTTTATGCAAAGGTAACGAATTGTTTTCATATAACGATTTGACTGGGCGATAAAAAAGGACCGGAACTCATGCATCGCACACAAGTTCCGGCCTTCCTTCACTTTATTTATCTATTAAACAACAGGTAGAGAGTTTTTAACGCGATAATGTATATGTACCACAAGAGTGGTCTTCAGTCACTTGCGGCAAAGAAGTATATGTGCCATCTTCACCTACCGAATATACACTCAAACCATAACGATGTTGAGTATTGCTGATCATCTGTACCGTTCCACCCGGACTGGTTTCCAAACGATAAATATAAGCTTCATTTGCCGGCCAAGAAATAGGATTGCTTGTATAAGTACCAACACCCATCGCATATTGCTGACCGTTCAATTCGCCAAATGCGCCAACTGATACAGTAGCCGTACCATAATCTTCATTGTATTCCATTACGAACGGCAAAGTATCTGTTACTGTACCCGATGAATTGACGTCACTTTCCCAACCGTACACATTATAAGTCTTACCTGCTTCTCTTGCTTCGATACGAATGGTAAATTCCTTAGAACTGTGCCAATCCCACCACTGACTATCATCAGTCGTGCTGATGAAGTAATACAAAGAATTAGCTGATGTAACATTCCACGTACCAATATAAGAGTCGTATGACGGAATAGAGAACTGAACCGGAGTCATTTCTGTACGAGAATATACATTACCCGTCCATTCTACAGTCTGTCCGTCATACAAGATGTCGGCAACCTCGTCGAATGTCGGAGTGTACAGACGATTCGACCTCAAATTATAGAATGCAAAATAACCATAGTTATCTTTTACTGTCTGGAGGTATTCTTCGTTTACAGGAACTATTCTCGCATTACCATTGTCGTTTTCACCTACCAATGTAATAGCATACGGAGCTTCTATCTCATTGCTAACGTCTTGGCTGTAATATTCATGGAATGCACCATACGTACCATATACAGTATAGTCTATCAAGTCTTCCAGATTGCTGCCTACCGGATGGTCATCCTCACGATACCAGTAGATACCGAATGCGCTTTCACTCTTCGGCAATACTTCGCGGCAGATTTCCAGCATACGGGTATAGTTTTCACCTGTACATTCGTCAACCGAAGCCACAACTCCCGAACCTGATGTAGCACTTCCCTTGAAAGTACCCTCTGCATAAGAAGAATATTCATCGTCGAAGTCGAATCCGTCGAATCCGTAAATGTCAGCATACATCTTCAGTTCCTGTGCAAATGCTCTTGCGCCTTCTTCACTCAAACTGCGCATACCGGCATCATCGTGATTACCCAAGATAGAAAGGTGAACCTTAATGCCTTTTTCCTGCAACGGACGAATGATTTCATCAGCATGCTGCAACACGAAAGTCACCTGGTCGTTGCAATAAATATAAGGCTTGCCGTCCGCGCTCAAGTTCATATTGGCAGCGAAAATGCTCACGATATCGAAGAACGGTTCACCGTTCGACAACGTATATTCGCCGGCATTCAACGGGTTCTCGTTGTTCACTTCGATGTAGCACAAGTTCTTAATCGCCTTGTTGTGCTGCGGAATATTCACCTGAGCCACCTGATATACATACATCGCGTTGTTTTGTGAAACCGTCACGCCATCATTGGCAGTAGCTGTAATGGCAACCGCATTACCGTCTCCGCCTGCCGGGATGTTGACAGCCACGTAATCCGACTTGCGTTGTCCTGCCGGAATGGTCACCGTACCGCCGTTTGCCAAAGTCACGCCGCTATACGCCGTGTAGTTGGTTCCGTTCTTGTCGTTGTACGACTGCAACGAGTCATTGTTTACCGTAAAAGTCACCTGTGTATCGGTATCTGCGGTCTTGCTCAATTCAAAATATACATAGCCTGTAGCCGCCTCGCCGTTGCGTACAGTCAAGGTTGTACCCATTCTTGCTCCGGCAGCCGAACGTACCGCACCAAAAGTCTCGCCTACGTTTTCCCAAGGATTCGACGCATTGTTAGGCACTTCGATATCATCTTCACAGGCTGTAAAAGCTACTCCCGAACATACGAGAGCCATTGCCATGAAAGCTGATTTAAAAGTTATATGTTTCATAATTCATTCTGATTTTTAAGGTTGTTACTCCTTCATCTAATTATTCTGTTGCAGGAAGGCTGACAGAAACCCATTGCAAACCTGCAACCTCAGCTACGCCGTTGTTGCCGTATTGGCTATAGTCCTTAATCTCGTCAACGCCGTCATTCAGTTTCCAGTACATCAACAGGTTCGGTTCGTTTTCCGGTTCCAAAACTGCATAGAAATGATTTTCGGCATTGATTTCTTCCGGAGTCAGCACTTTATCCCAAATACGCACTTCCGACATCTCGCCTTCGAACCAGCGTGAAGCGCTGTATGAGTGTCCTACCCAGAAGCTGCGTGCCTTACCATCGTTGTCGTTCGAATATTCCGGACTCCAGTCTACAGGACCTTGGTTCACTCCGGTAAACGTATTTACCAAGCTGCCGTTGAAATAGACATTGACTTCCTGTGCGTCGCTGTCGTAAGTAATAGCCACGTGTGTCCAAACATTCTCTTCTACCGCACGGCTTACCGCAAAATTACCAGCACTACCGGTTGCTATCTGCAAAATGTTAGATGCCAGACCCGCATCACCAAAACGGAACAAGAAGTTGCCTTCAATACCCATCAGGGTGCTGATGCCCGACTCATGGCCTTCGCCGCTCAACGAATACGGATAAATCAAGGCTTCGCAAGTCAACTTGGTCAAATTCCTGAACTTATCAGGAGTAGCCCATGCATTACCCGGACGCAATGCATTGTCGTCCAGATTTGCAACCACATTAATCAACGCACCCTTTTGGAATACATAGTAACGGGTATTCTGCGAACCCAACACACCGATACTGCAATTGGTTACCGTTATCGGCAACACGTAAGTTTTCGTATCGTCCATGGTGCTCAGCCCGATGAAATTGATTGCGATAGGGTCAGAGTTCAGGCTACCGGCTCTTATCACGCCCTGTGTCGTAGCCAGTTCATAGTTCGCACTCGGAACCATTTCTATCTCTTTCGTTCCGTCAGTGTAAAGATCCTTATACGTCTGGACCTTATTTGCATCGGCAGCAATGGTAAACGTAACATCCGAATCTTGCGGTTTCGGAATAGAGAAAGTAAATTCCTGCGTCTCGTCTTCAGCCGTAGCCATCATCAACACCACAGCAGGTGTCGTGTCGGTCACGAACATCTGATTGTCGAAGTTCTCGATGTCATCCGAGCAGCCGGCAAACATACCACCTGCCACTGCCATCAGAGAAGCGAAATAAATATGTTTCAGTTTCATAATTCAATCTTTATTTAGTTGGAGCTGGATTCAATGTATTAATGGCATCTTTCACATAGGTGTACATGCCGCCTGTAGAATAGTAATCGTTCTGCACATTGTAGATAGCGATGCCTGCACGGGTAAAGCCGTCAGTTGCCGGATAACCTCCGGATACCCACTCAGCCACTTCGCCCAAGGCACGTGTGCTGCCCCAATATCCATACGAGGTGTCCGAAGAATCTTCCGGTGTAGTAGATACGGCAATCAGGATGTTACCGGTAGGCACACCTTCCGTCAATGCCTGTTGCACTGTCAGCATCAAGCGGTTGGTGTCTTCCACATCGTCAATATCCAAAATAATGTAGTCGCACGAAGCCAGAATACCCTTATCGGTCAGGTTCTGCGGTTTGCCCTGCCACGTCAGGATTTTATCGGCATTCGCACTCTTCCATGTATTTGCCGCATTCAACACGATGTTCTGCTTCGTTTCGTAAGCCGTAAGCGCAGATCCGGTCATAAAATCGGGATTCTGGCCGACAAATTCCACGATTATTCCGTCAAACGAATCGGAGCAAGCGAACAAAGCGTCCAATTCTGTCTGCAAGTACGTATTGAACTCCGCACTTGTCGTTGACTGGTCACCGCCATTGGCAAACTGCTGGTCAACCCATGCCTGCTCGATGTCGGGTACACTGATGGTATAAACCACCTTCGTACCTTTCGCGCGCACTTCTTCCATATCGCTCAGTTCAAATTCTGCCAATGATTCGGGATACATCATCGAAATGACATCCACAC
The Phocaeicola salanitronis DSM 18170 genome window above contains:
- a CDS encoding Rpn family recombination-promoting nuclease/putative transposase, giving the protein MRFDWAIKRLLCQKANCDVLEGFLTVFFGKPIKIIEILASEGNQESYDDKYNRVDIKAKNSKDEIIIIEVQNTRELYYLERILYGVAKAITEHISLGNSYNKVKKVYSISILYFDIGKGTDYLYHRQNRFIGVHTHDELQVNVKERNAFVTRTPASIFPEYILIRVNEFNDVAVTPLEEWMRYLKEGIIRPDTTAPGLNEAREKLRYYSMTPQERRAYDEHLNAVMIQNDVLSSAKEEGNMEGRLEGIAEGRMDERLKNAKGMKNLGIASDKIAEITGLSSEDVEKL
- a CDS encoding BT_3987 domain-containing protein; this translates as MKHITFKSAFMAMALVCSGVAFTACEDDIEVPNNASNPWENVGETFGAVRSAAGARMGTTLTVRNGEAATGYVYFELSKTADTDTQVTFTVNNDSLQSYNDKNGTNYTAYSGVTLANGGTVTIPAGQRKSDYVAVNIPAGGDGNAVAITATANDGVTVSQNNAMYVYQVAQVNIPQHNKAIKNLCYIEVNNENPLNAGEYTLSNGEPFFDIVSIFAANMNLSADGKPYIYCNDQVTFVLQHADEIIRPLQEKGIKVHLSILGNHDDAGMRSLSEEGARAFAQELKMYADIYGFDGFDFDDEYSSYAEGTFKGSATSGSGVVASVDECTGENYTRMLEICREVLPKSESAFGIYWYREDDHPVGSNLEDLIDYTVYGTYGAFHEYYSQDVSNEIEAPYAITLVGENDNGNARIVPVNEEYLQTVKDNYGYFAFYNLRSNRLYTPTFDEVADILYDGQTVEWTGNVYSRTEMTPVQFSIPSYDSYIGTWNVTSANSLYYFISTTDDSQWWDWHSSKEFTIRIEAREAGKTYNVYGWESDVNSSGTVTDTLPFVMEYNEDYGTATVSVGAFGELNGQQYAMGVGTYTSNPISWPANEAYIYRLETSPGGTVQMISNTQHRYGLSVYSVGEDGTYTSLPQVTEDHSCGTYTLSR
- a CDS encoding MFS transporter; translation: MKKDAAWAWVPTLYFAEGLPYIAVMTLSLVMYKRMGISNTEVALYTGWLNLPWVIKPLWSPFIDLMRTKRWWIVAMQVLVGAGLAGIAFLIPADRFFQSTLAVFWLMAFASATHDIAADGFYMLGLSPHRQALFVGIRSTFYRIATIAGQGLLIMFAGYLEKSGRGIPYAWSMTFLVMAGLFLALFVYHAFVLPRPDSDHPAANVSARGLLHEFLLTFRSFFQKEGIGVALLFMLLYRFPEAQLAKMSIPFLLDPVSEGGLGMTTEQIGFTQGTVGIIGLTIGGILGGIAVSRHGLKRWLWLMVWAISLPDLVYVYLSYFPETSLLWVNVCIFVEQFGYGFGFTAYMMYLIYFSRGAHSTAHYAFCTAFMALGMMLPGMAAGWLQEQLGYRMFFIWIMVCCAVTFAVTALLKIDPEFGRK
- a CDS encoding DUF1735 and LamG domain-containing protein: MKLKHIYFASLMAVAGGMFAGCSDDIENFDNQMFVTDTTPAVVLMMATAEDETQEFTFSIPKPQDSDVTFTIAADANKVQTYKDLYTDGTKEIEMVPSANYELATTQGVIRAGSLNSDPIAINFIGLSTMDDTKTYVLPITVTNCSIGVLGSQNTRYYVFQKGALINVVANLDDNALRPGNAWATPDKFRNLTKLTCEALIYPYSLSGEGHESGISTLMGIEGNFLFRFGDAGLASNILQIATGSAGNFAVSRAVEENVWTHVAITYDSDAQEVNVYFNGSLVNTFTGVNQGPVDWSPEYSNDNDGKARSFWVGHSYSASRWFEGEMSEVRIWDKVLTPEEINAENHFYAVLEPENEPNLLMYWKLNDGVDEIKDYSQYGNNGVAEVAGLQWVSVSLPATE
- a CDS encoding PepSY-like domain-containing protein, whose protein sequence is MKMRVFFGMLAMCFALSVYAESDPVSFVRNRYPNARILDKDYDDGFIEVKMNHRGAEKIAIFNSGGEWLRTMWEVRRSRLPRAVINVLKRSGFVYEEIDDNDNKAMENRRGMYYIVQADRNDRSYVLVVSERGNIIERFYDDEWDDEWDEGRWEGEFWDDGEDHFDEGDDEWDDRRYRPRHHRDHRHHGCCHDDDDEDDGEDRFDEGDDEWHGGEA